A stretch of the Lolium perenne isolate Kyuss_39 chromosome 3, Kyuss_2.0, whole genome shotgun sequence genome encodes the following:
- the LOC139837694 gene encoding ARGOS-like protein, with protein sequence MERRATRGSTAHHRRMQTAPAPAVGQKQKQQRREGMSCQRTPPPPGCFTIQLVIVFLWAAASLAILPLVLPPLPPPPLSLLLVPVCLLAVLAALAFVPLDAHSNVVGSTCL encoded by the coding sequence atggagaGGAGAGCGACGAGGGGAAGCACAGCCCACCACAGACGAATGCAGACGGCGCCGGCGCCTGCGGTGGGtcagaagcagaagcagcagcgCCGCGAGGGGATGAGCTGCCAgagaacgccgccgccgccgggctgCTTCACCATCCAGCTTGTCATTGTGTTCCTCTGGGCGGCCGCCTCGCTCGCCATCCTGCCGCTCGTGCTGCCGCCGCTGCCACCACCGCCGCTCTCGCTGCTGCTCGTACCCGTCTGCCTGCTCGCCGTCCTCGCCGCGCTCGCGTTCGTCCCGCTCGACGCCCACAGCAACGTCGTCGGCTCCACTTGTTTGTAA